The sequence below is a genomic window from Mycobacteroides abscessus ATCC 19977.
CGAGTTCTCCATGGCGGGGTATTCGGCGTTCCTTGCCCACAATGCGGCATCAATAGGCCAGTTCCGAGACCATCAGCGCCTGGCATACGCCGCCGAACGCGAAGCATGGAGCACTGCGGGCGAATTCGCTCGGGCGTAGCAAGTGAGCGCCCCGAACCCCTCGCACGCGAACCCGGGGCGTGTCACGTTGCTGTCCGAATTAACCACCTCTGGGTGATCCTGGTCAAGAGAAATGCGCATTTCGCGCCCAGGCATCAACACGACGAGGGCACACCGCTCGCATCCGATCGGGCTGTGATCTGTGCGTGCGGTATGCCCTCGCGCGGTGGGGTGGCTACTTGGCCTTGTACTCGTAGAACCCGACGCCGCTCTTCTTACCGAGACGGCCCGCTTCCACCATCCGCAGCAGCAGCGGCGGTGCGGCGTACAGCGGCTCCTTGTACTCGTCGTACATCGAATCGGCGATGAGCTTCAACGTGTCGAGGCCGACGAGATCCGACAACCGCAGCGGGCCCATCGGGTGCGACAGGCCCGCGACGACCGCCTTGTCGATGTCTTCGACTGTGGCGAAACCAGATTCGGCCATACGGATGGCGGCCAGCAGGTAAGGCACCAGCAGGAAGTTGACCACGAAGCCGGAACGATCGGCGGCGCGCACCACCTGCTTGCCCAGCACCTCGCTCGCGAAGGCCTCGGTGCGGGCGGCGGCCTCGGGAGTGGTGACGAGAGTCGAGATCAACTCGACGAGCGGCAGCACCGGCACCGGGTTGAAGAAGTGCAGCCCGAGCACGCGTCCCGGGTTTTTGGTCGCCGCGGCGATCTTCATGATCGGGATGCTGGAGGTATTGGACGCCAGCACCGCATCGGGATCCGTGATCACCTCATCGAGCTTGGCGAAGATCGAGGACTTGATGGACTCGTCCTCGATGACGGCCTCGATGACGAGCTGACGATCGGCGAAATCGGCCAGGTCGGTGGTGAACTTCAGGTTGGCGACGGCGGCATCGCGCTCGCGCTCGGTGATCTTCCCGGCGGAGACGCCGCGGTCGAGCGACTTGGTGATTCGATCGCGCCCGGCGGTGGTGAGCGCCTCGGTGGTCTCGAACACCAGCACGTCGACACCGGCACGTGCCGATACCTCGGCGATACCCGCGCCCATCTGCCCCGCGCCGATAACCCCTACGCGCGTGATTCCGTCCGTCATCTTCGTACTACTCCCTGAACATCGTTGTTAGTTTTGGCTTTACCTGATGGTCTTCGCCCGAGCGGCTCATCCATCCAGCACACAGGCCCCGCCCAACGGGATACGTGGGCGGGGCCTGTGCTGTCAACTCAGTGGGTCACACCGAGAGTCTTGACGTGGGCGCGTGGCCCGGCTTGAGGAAGTGGCTTAGTGGCTTCAGCCGCTGGGTTCCACCTCGCCTGACGGCTTAGTGGAACTGGCCCTCTTCGGTCGAGCCCTTCAGCGCCGCGGTCGAGGTGTTCGGGTCGACCGTGGTGGCGATCTTGTCGAAGTAACCGGCGCCAACCTCGCGCTGGTGCTTGGTGGCGGTGTAGCCACGCGCCTCGGAAGCGAACTCACGCTCCTGCAGGTCGACGTAGGCCGTCATGCCCTCGCGGGCGTAACCGTAGGCCAGGTCGAACATCGAGTAGTTCAGGGCGTGGAAGCCGGCCAGGGTGATGAACTGGAACTTGAAGCCCATGGCACCCAGTTCCTTCTGGAACTTGGCGATGGTCGAGTCGTCCAGGTGCTGCTTCCAGTTGAAGGACGGGCTGCAGTTGTAGGACAGCAGCTGGTCCGGGAAGTCGGCCTTGACAGCCTCAGCGAACTTGCGAGCGACCTCGAGATCCGGCACACCGGTCTCCATCCAGATGAGGTCGGCGTACGGAGCGTATGCCTTGGCGCGCGCGATACAGGGCTCGATGCCCTTCTGCACGTTGTAGAAGCCCTCGGAGGTGCGCTCACCGGTGACGAACG
It includes:
- a CDS encoding 3-hydroxybutyryl-CoA dehydrogenase, which codes for MTDGITRVGVIGAGQMGAGIAEVSARAGVDVLVFETTEALTTAGRDRITKSLDRGVSAGKITERERDAAVANLKFTTDLADFADRQLVIEAVIEDESIKSSIFAKLDEVITDPDAVLASNTSSIPIMKIAAATKNPGRVLGLHFFNPVPVLPLVELISTLVTTPEAAARTEAFASEVLGKQVVRAADRSGFVVNFLLVPYLLAAIRMAESGFATVEDIDKAVVAGLSHPMGPLRLSDLVGLDTLKLIADSMYDEYKEPLYAAPPLLLRMVEAGRLGKKSGVGFYEYKAK